One genomic segment of Ctenopharyngodon idella isolate HZGC_01 chromosome 7, HZGC01, whole genome shotgun sequence includes these proteins:
- the si:dkey-148a17.5 gene encoding leukotriene B4 receptor 1 — translation MNSSHSDNDTVLDDWSSAGNAAACVILGVCFLVGTPGNLLVVWTILKHVKRRSHTVLLILHLAAADLLVLITLPLWIYSLARSWVFGEAVCKAMVYIINACMYSSVFIITIMSVERFLAVRYPLKMLYWQNGTSLSRILPVTWILSFILGIPVILTQSLDDDDDGMKQCLYRIYDSVSFEVFCICLETLIGFIIPFFTLAICYCQVATQLRKVRFKTKQKSIFLIGGVVVAFIFCWLPHHVLNIIDMVVLGQSDELSPVPNSVVFISGALAFISSSVNPVLYMFASRNFHGNLQKSGIVKLFQDLATMKEGFSQDSGLQDGKILEDPNGGKQKEFMDL, via the coding sequence ATGAACAGCTCTCATAGTGATAATGATACGGTACTGGACGACTGGTCATCTGCAGGGAACGCCGCTGCCTGTGTGATCCTGGGCGTGTGCTTCCTGGTGGGTACACCTGGGAACCTGTTGGTGGTGTGGACCATCTTGAAGCATGTGAAACGGCGCTCTCACACGGTGCTGCTTATCCTCCACCTTGCAGCCGCAGACCTTCTGGTGCTGATCACCCTGCCGCTATGGATCTACTCGCTGGCTCGTTCCTGGGTGTTCGGAGAGGCCGTCTGCAAAGCCATGGTGTACATCATCAATGCCTGCATGTACAGCAGCGtcttcatcatcaccatcatgaGTGTGGAGCGCTTCCTGGCTGTCAGGTACCCTTTGAAGATGCTGTATTGGCAAAATGGGACATCCTTGTCCAGAATACTGCCAGTGACCTGGATCCTGTCATTCATTTTGGGGATTCCTGTCATCCTGACTCAGAGtctagatgatgatgatgatggaatGAAACAGTGCTTGTACCGGATCTACGACTCTGTGTCTTTTGAagtcttttgtatttgtttggagactctgattggcttcatcattCCATTTTTTACACTTGCGATCTGTTACTGTCAAGTTGCCACACAGCTCCGCAAGGTGCGCTTTAAGACCAAGCAGAAGTCCATCTTCCTCATTGGCGGAGTGGTCGTGGCCTTCATTTTTTGTTGGTTACCCCACCACGTCCTTAATATCATAGATATGGTGGTTCTAGGACAATCAGATGAACTGTCTCCTGTTCCAAATAGTGTTGTCTTCATTTCTGGAGCTCTGGCTTTTATCAGTAGCTCAGTGAATCCTGTGCTGTATATGTTTGCTTCTAGAAACTTCCATGGAAATCTACAAAAGTCTGGGATAGTAAAGCTGTTTCAAGACTTAGCAACAATGAAAGAAGGCTTCTCTCAGGATTCTGGACTGCAGGATGGAAAGATCTTGGAAGATCCTAATGGTGGTAAACAGAAGGAATTCATGGATCTCTGA